GCACAGAAAACGAAGAGCAAGTCCTCTAAAATGAATGTGCCGTTACAAACGTGTTAAAAACATCCGACGGAAGCGCCTCCCCAAAAAGGAAACGGCAATGCAACATATCCTCCGTGCTAAGGTGCTGAGGAAACGGCGCGACGTCTGAGCCCGGAGAAGATGAACGTGAGTGCGGGGTGGAGCTCCAGGGGCGGTCCGCCGCCGCCGCCGCAGTGCATTCAGTGCTCGATTAAGCGAAAGGGACTCGCGGCCGCTCTTCATTCGGGGCTGATCTTTTGGAAGTAGCAGGAGATCTTCTTCATGGATCCTGGGGTGCCGGGAAGCTGGAGAAGAGaagggggaggaaaaaaaaagtcaaatttagaAAGAATAAAGCGAGGCCCCCGAAAGCTCATAAAATGAACTTTTAAAGAAATGGAAACATCACGTGCTCGTCACTTCAGGTGAATCAGCCTGGGACGGGACGCCGATCCACTTGAAATGTCGCACACTTAATGGACCCCCCTTCCACATTTAAGTCATTTTGATTGATTTTGTAACATTTCATTAGgatgaaaattttaaacacaagTCAAACATGCAGGGTCAAGGAGCAAAACTATTCAATGTCTGTTCTTTTTCTCCTAACctgcttctccactttaagggGGGCTTGCGTGACTGCCTGAGCTAACTGGATTGGTGGGCACATATTCAAAGGGAACTCACAGGGACATCAGGGGGTTTTTCCAAAATGGGCCATTCCAAAAACTCATTCCTTGTTTTGCCCATAGGTGGTCCTGTAGGCCAAGCAGAATATTCTCATCTCTTATTTCAGTGTGGGACTTGGGTGACAAGATGGGGGCTTCAGTTTGAGATCCCACTTTGTGCTCACAGCTCGTTCAGTGTATCATCTGCTAAAAGATGGGGTGGGCTGTCCATCAGTCCCAGTGAGAGCGGGGGGCACACAGCAGAAGGGGTGAGTTAAGCGGGGTGGACATGGAGAGAGCCTGACTGGCCTTTAAGGACAGGTGGCTGAGGGGGTGACAGGATGGATTATGGGTTGGCGCTGCTGCCCCTCAGATGGCATTGCCATTTACTATATGTGTGAGTCTGAATGTTCTCACTGCGCCCACGTGATTGTAAGCACGTCAATGAACACACTTGTTCAGGTATTGTGGCGTCCCTTCCAAGGTGGGCTCAGACCTTTTGCCCAAGGCTCTGGCCTGTCTGCCatccttgaactggattaaactggtttgaaaatGTCACcttcaaaaatgtgtgttttgtcaGGTAGAAGGCACCATACACCCTACATTAACCCAGATATTGCCAGTCCAGCCAGTTGTTGTGTCCTAGTGGCCCACATGGCAGCTCTTCTCACTCTGAATGAAAGGACCCCGCCCACCAGCCCCCCCCCGGGGGTTGAACCCTTATCCACACTGTGTAGTGGCATTGACACTTGATCACCTCAAAATGCCACCCCAGGCACTCCCTCTCCCAGCTCGGGCAACTTCAAGTTTGACAATGGGTCTGTGAAACCTCAATGGGCACTGGGCTACAGCCCCACCTAGTGGTCACGGCGCTCTTAAAGGACCAGGCTGGTGAGATTCTGGCTTAGTGCTCACATGGTGCAGAGCCCCAGCTGCTGCCCTCTGTTGCCCAGGAGGTGTTCTGACTTTCACTATTTAGGTGGCGGCTCAGGCATTCTTGGGCCCTGCTGGTTAGTCTGCCCTCTGGTGTCCTGGGGGACCCCCACTCAGTTCTCCTCCGGCTGTTTGtccctttttctattttttaggcCTGACTCCCAGTCCTTAGCCACCCTTTGTTATTGGGCAAGAGCATGGAATTGTGGGAGATTTAACCCTAAAATGCTGGAGTCTGAGGTGTGCTCTGGTGAAGCACCCTGTAGGCTACAAGCAAGCCCCCCAATAAATTGGTGCCGCTCccagttgccccccccccccaaagtaaGGACTCGTTTCCCACCATATCGAAAGGTGAACATACCGGTGACACTGCAGTTTTGCTGTGTGTCCCTTTGCTCGCTGGACTTCTTCGGCTCGAGGGGCTACCCTGCCCACCTTTCAGTCTGTGCCCCATGGCCGACAGCCAGTTTGAGCGGCCAGGAGAATTGTTCTCCTTATCTGATGGTCTATGTCCATTCAAATGCTGGTGGTCTTCTAGAATCTTCTCCGTGGACTCCTTGTGGACCGGGCTGCCAGGGAGTGgctgctcctcctcctctttcttcTCAGCCTTGGCCGTGCAGCAGAGTCCCGCCAAGTCTCGTCTCCTCTTCGCCAGGGGGTCCAGCTCCCGCACGCAGTCGCACTCCTCTGGACAGGTGCGGCCCGCCGTCTCACTCGTTTCCAGCCGTCGCTTGGCTCTCCTTTCTGAGACCGGTGTTGTGAGCACCCGGCTCTGTGCCAGAGGACTCAGGACCCTCCTGGACTGGGGGGTACCTTGTCTTGTAGAGCTAGAGGGCGTGGTGTTCAGTGTCACCCACCTCATGAGCGACGGAGATGAAGCAGTCTGCTTAGGAGTGCTGGGGGCGCTTTTGGGGCCCGCAGGGTGGATGTGCGTGCTGGAGGGCTGGGGCAGGTCCGCTCTGCTGGGGGCACAGGCTGCAGCTCGGGGGGAGGAGATGGTCGCTGGGCTCACAGCGAGTGGAGACGCCAGGGCCGTTTGGTCAGACGGAGTCATTGGCTCTGAAAGGGAAACATGAATGTGATTGATGgttacaaaaagaaacaaagaaggtGGTAAAGCTAAAGCTGTGGGCacagcaggggctgctgggaaaacTTGGATTAACAATGCAGACAGGACATGAAGCCTCTGCCGAGCTTTATTTAATAATCCAATCACGCTGGGCACAAGGTGCCAATCAGCTCACGGATGGGCTGCCAGTCCACCGAGTCACAGTGGGCCACTTCAGAGTTGGcctggagatgtgggaggaaaagcaaAGAGGACTCCACATACTGGAAatgggtgggatttgaacccaggaccccagAGCCGCTGGTTAGTAGGACTAAACACTAATAAGGTGCCCATTTATACGGTACCCATGTTATGTGGTACCCGTCTATATGCTGTATCTGTCCaagatatagcacctttcttacctGTCGAGCTCtaattctgtacattgctgtttATCATGGCGCCCTGTAGCATGCTGGTCCATCATGCCACTTAGACACTCGCTGCACTCTGCACACGTCACAGCACAACTACTACTGGTTGCCCACCATGCCGCTCTCATTTAATAGCTTGGGAGTAAAAGCTTCAGACTGCTTTACCTGAGGCCTTGGACGTTTGCTTTTTCCTGGCCCAGCCTACCAAGTTGGCGGCCCCCAGGGTGGTCTTCTCTCCCTCTGCCCCTCGGTCGAGGCGCCAGATGCGCACAGTGTTGTCATCCGAACAAGTGGCGATCTGCAAGAAACAGGAGCGGGTGGTCAGAGCTCGGCCACATCCACAAactatactgtaataataattcattttattcatatagcgccttttccataCTCCGATTCCTAGGTGCCACTTTCACCTAATGGCATTCCCACACATGTCACCAGTGAACAGAACATGCGTGCCTGTGACATGAAGGAACACAGGGACAACCTGCAAACTGTACACAGTGACTGGGGGCTGCGATTTGAACCGAGGTCCTTAGAGCTGCTAAGCAGGAGCCGACCGCTGTGCCATCGGGCACTCAGGTGCCCGCACCGCTCGTGTGTGCTCAAGTGTCAGCTTAGCATCACATAACATGAAGCCACAACTCTGCTAACAGCCGAGCCAACGCGGAAACCACAAGTCACACGTTCAGATCCCACCACTGCATTAGAACATCTCAAAAACGCTGACCGAGTAACTTTGAAGAAAACGTGTGAATCATTTCACGAAACGGCACAAGTGATACCCTTAGgggtcccaaaaaaaaaaaaaaaaaaacctcatcggGGGTCAGAAccgtcctttttgtttttatcagacaccCGATGTCCTCTCACAGTGGGACCCACCAGACAAACCACAAACTATCGGCTCGGAGCCTGAAGTTGGCGACCTTGTCGTCTTTGGTGCCCATCGCTCGGCTTGGGCTTGTGGGAAAGAACTTTGACAAAGAGAGTGGCGACACTTTAAAGTGCTTTGCATAATGAAGTGGCTTCATTCGGAAGTGCTGATGAGCTGCACTGACTGAAAGACCgcgataaaaggacaagtgtctgtgccagtcactccaacagatggtgcatcacaaacatttgtagtagtgcaccatctgttggaatgacaaatgcaatgcatttctttACATGCATTACCCTacatattccaacagatggtgcactacacatcttgattacttatatttctactTATCTTAGACTGGTAGCACAGCCAGTACATAAACACTCAGTAACAGTCAGCGTGAGTGACtattggaaaggcgctataaaaggaAGACATTATAGGAGAATAAAGAGCCCATCTTCTTTTGtaagcagttctttttttttttttttttttttgtcagagaCTCATTTAAATTTTCCCCTTACTGACCTTTGTGAAGTCAGTGGGACACCAGGTGACAGACGTGACCTCCTGACAGTGGCCCTGAAGTAATATGGGGGGGCTCTGGGGTTCTGAAATCTGTGAaagagaggaaagagaaaaatattagcAATGCCAGCCACTTCTGCCAACCTCTTAAAAGACTCCGACTGCCTCATGCTCCCCAAAGGGTGGGCTGACGGATCCACTGCGAGCAGCTCCCATGACTCACCTTCCAGATGTACGCGTTGTGGTCGCTGGAGCCGCTTGCCAGGAACTGGTCATCGGGGCTGACGCTGGACTTCACATAAAAGGTGGAGTTGAGGTGACCACTGAAGACGGCCACTGGGGACACAAAGCAGAAAATAGAACATGTGAGTCAAGGTGCTGGCCACTAATTGCATTCTGGGTAATAAAAGGGCACTGCCCAGCCTGTCCAGTGAATTAGCTGTGGCAGTAGGCCCTTGGCAGTAACCTTGAGGCCCGCTGCTGCTCCACCATTGGCTGCTGCAGTCTTGTGATCAGCTTCTAGTGCCTTATGGGAATGCAGTTTGCGTGTGGCGCCATACAACATGAACACTGGCGTAGTCGCAGTCCTGCAAACAGCTGGAGCTTCTCATT
The sequence above is drawn from the Erpetoichthys calabaricus chromosome 15, fErpCal1.3, whole genome shotgun sequence genome and encodes:
- the dtl gene encoding denticleless protein homolog translates to MLFQAIVGRGISSRKCNGTEPRLPLHSLLGGYQCARADEHISYGEQGAVVPPFGCTFSSAQGIQHVLAVANEEGIIRLYDTEARRTPVLKEWLAHSNAVFDIAWVPGEHKLVTASGDQTAKLWDVKTSELLGIFKGHQCSLKSVAFAKQEKAVFCTGGRDGNIMVWDMRCSKKDGFYKHVKQISGAHNKPSKETPLKQKKKKQANSQQSVTAVLMLDEHSLLSAGAVDGVLKLWDLRKNYTAHLQDPVPLQSYPYPGSSLRKLGFSSLVLDSSGSSLFANCTDENIYMFNMAGLKTEPVAVFSGHLNSTFYVKSSVSPDDQFLASGSSDHNAYIWKISEPQSPPILLQGHCQEVTSVTWCPTDFTKIATCSDDNTVRIWRLDRGAEGEKTTLGAANLVGWARKKQTSKASEPMTPSDQTALASPLAVSPATISSPRAAACAPSRADLPQPSSTHIHPAGPKSAPSTPKQTASSPSLMRWVTLNTTPSSSTRQGTPQSRRVLSPLAQSRVLTTPVSERRAKRRLETSETAGRTCPEECDCVRELDPLAKRRRDLAGLCCTAKAEKKEEEEQPLPGSPVHKESTEKILEDHQHLNGHRPSDKENNSPGRSNWLSAMGHRLKGGQGSPSSRRSPASKGTHSKTAVSPLPGTPGSMKKISCYFQKISPE